The DNA segment AAATTGCTGTCTGTACATCTAGAAAAGCTTACGCAAAATCTACATACACCTCAACATGATTTGGCTATCGATATAGCATAATTATGTAACGCCAACTTGATAAGACTCAGTAAGAATTACATTGGTGACAGCAGCTCCCCATATTTCAGACAAAAAAGTTATTGATTCAAATAGTTCTTTTGTTTGATTTAATTCTGCAACCAACCAATGGTGGACGGGGCTTATATCATGGTGTGGCTTAAGAATATTTTCTCCACTATGCGACCTATCAAAACTGGACGGACCAATGCACATGTTCAACACTCATTTTGGGGGTGCATAATGCAATTGCACTCACCCCAGGCTGATCAACAACGTTCACTGCATATAGCTCATCAGTGGTTGAAGTATAATTATCAGAGAAACTCCTGCACTTCCAATTCATAAAAGATAAGTGATATTATATGATCACCAACTAAAATTATtgagatatattatatttaaaaggaTGATTCAAAAGTGTGAAAAGACCTTCCAAGAAAAGAATTCAGTACTGCAGACTTTCCAGCCTTCTTgggcccaaaaacaaaacactGGAAAACATTTCTATCTGTCTGCTGCTTTTTGCGATCCACACGCCGCCTTCTGGTTACACGGAACGCAGACAAAGGATCACCAGGATAACCAATGTATATCAGATTCTCCATGCTCCAAGCTGGGTCTATAAGAGTCATAAGGGCCCACTGCAACCACACGTGTCACAAAATTTAAGCACAGGTCACcagagaaaaatattaaatctaaAACTTTACCTATGAATAGGCAGCCAAATAGCTACATTGAGAACATAATAAATTGGAAGTTGTCTTGTATGATTATGGAACATTTCCATCCAAACCCCCCCACTATGAACAacagaaaggaaaaagggaagaacGAACGAATGAAAGACATACCTCTGACAAAAACCCATCAAGTGATAGCCCACCAAATGCATTTCTCTCTACAGCATCCACATAAGGGGCTCTATCCCAAGGACTGGAAAAAAAAGTATGTCAAACATCCAAACCTTTCAGATGCTAATCATAATAGTTgttaagaaagaaataaatcaaAGATACCAAAAATCCCTCTAAACATTACAAAACCTCAGAACACCCTGAGGAGGAGGGCCCTTCACAGGGGATGGGATGTGAGGATGCAGACAGATGATATGCATATGGATATGTTCATATCAGAATTATCTCAAACTCACAGAAAGATTGAAATGACCAGACtatagttgagagagagagagagagagagagagagagagagagagagagagagagagagagaagaaaagaagatacttataaaaaaaagtaagaatttGAAGTAAAAGGTTTATACTCATAATCAAAGCAGTAAATTCCAATTCCTAATTGTTCACTTATGAGATGAAAGCTTCCGAATGATGGAATTTTAGACAATAATTACATCTTTctgaaaaaatatttctaaagACAAGTAAATGGaaataaaatatgtgaaaatgacAAGCAATTTAAAATGGCCAGGAAATTACATTTCTAGTGTAACAAATGAGCATGTTTTCTTCTGTGCATGCAAATAAATAATGCATCTTGCATATATGCAAGGCAACTAATTGTTAGCCATAAAGCATCACTTCAAAAAGTAACCAAGCCATAAGCATTGTGAAGTTACAATGACTGTGATCAATAGTAACTGAAAATTAACAGAAGATGCATTGGTAACAAGATTGATGAGGGTCATCGCGATGAACCACTTAATAAACATAAACCAAAGGAAAGAACCCCATGCAGGTAAATTAAATGAACATGAAGCTGTACAGGATTTCATAAGAGTTGTAACAAggtaaaacaagccacatagcCACAAATGATCTTAACAGAAACAAAACTACCTTTCTGCAGCAGTGGAAAACAAGTCATCAATTTCACGAGGTCGAAGGGCCCCATCCtagtagaaaaaataaatatcatatatgATTTCAAGTTGGTGATCGATAAAGACCGACTTGAATAAAATGTGGCTACCACAGTAAATACTGATTGCACAAGTtatatgataatataattaACAAACTTGGAAAAGAAAATACTCAGACAGTACATAAAAAGACATACATGATCACTGTCGAACAATTCAAAGATTCCTCTTAGATACTCAATGGCTTCATTTGTCAGCTCCACACTCTACAAAAGAGAACCAGCAGTAAGCATTTTTAACAAACATTGTATGCttcacagatttttttttttgggggtggaGGGTGGATATGGTTCGTGTATGATTTAGTGACATATTACATGATATTAGAactaaattttatgttatactCAAGCAAAGAAGTTTCATAGAACTTCAAATTATGTGCACATAAGGGGATTAGGGTGGGAAATTCAGGGCTTGCCCACCTCAAAACCTTAGCAAGATGAATAATCCTGGATGTCAATGCCAAGGCCAACAAGACTTGGGAGCCACAATATATTTTAAGGGTGGGGTTTGGTCAGCTAATTACTGACAGACCCAGCTTGGCTATACGTGACAGTTAATTTCACCTCAAAGtctaaaacctttttttttttttttttttttgagaaaagtacGAAGtacattaataaaagaataggcaaaagccacgTTCAGTACAAAAAATGTCCTAGCTACGTAGGAGCACTAGAAATAAGGAAATCATGTAAATCttggccattaaaattaacggcaatggcccaagtacaaagagttctaaaaaataaagctttcagctcctccatcgatctctctttgtcctcgaacGTCCGCTCATTGCACTCCTGCCACACACACCACGTAATGCAAATTGGAATCATCTTCTATAAAGCCTTAATCTGGTTGTTGCCTCTTAGATCAGTCCAGCTAGCTAGTGCCACCACTACTGTCTcaggcataacccaacccaagtctagTCTACTAAAATCCCCATTCCATAACCCTCGAACTACCTCACAGTGtagtagaagatgatccacagattctccccccccccccccccccttttctgcacatacaacaccaatatAAAATGATCACCCTTCGTTTTCTCAAATTGTCTGTTGTGAGGATCTTGCCCAAGGCAGCGGGACCACACAAAGAAAGTCGCTTTGAGAGGCGACTTGTGTTTCCAAAGCCTTTTCCATGGAAATTGAGAAGGATGCGCTTGTGTTAAAGACTTGTAAAACGCACATACCGAAAACATGCATTTACCTAAGGGTATCCACCACAATAAATCTAGGGGTTGGTTGCTTGGTATGGTTGaatataacaaaacaaaaaaggcttcaaaactatccatttcccaatcttgtgctacCCTGCTAAAATTGATGTTCCATTGGATTTGCTCCCCCACTAACACCATGACCTCTACCACTGATGCCTCTTTGGCACTTGCAACCTTGAACAATGTCGGGAATAGTTCCTTAGTGAGGCTGTGGGAAAGATAATCTCAAAGtcccaaaatgcatttgtaaagGATAGACAAATTTTAGATGCAATGCTCATTGCTAACGAATGTCTGGACAGTATACTGAAAGTTGGATATCCAAGGATTGCTGGATATCCAGGGATTATATGCAAGTTAAACATGGAGAAGGCGTATGACCATGTTAACTGGGACTTTCTTATTGACATTTTGGGgaagtgtggttttggggagagatggcgTTCTTGGATCCGTTGGTATATATCTACAGTGAAATTCTCAATTCTAATAAATGGAAGCCCAACTGGTTTTTTCAATAGCACGCAAGgtctaagacaaggagatccgttGTCCCCGCTACTCTTCGTCATTGTGATGGAGGCTTTAAGCAAAATGATCTCAAGTCCTGGTTGCAAATGGACGAATGACCGATTACTCAATTGGTCCCCCGAGAAGGGGTAGCattaacatttctcatttattgtttGCAAATGGCACTCTTATCTTCTGTGAGGCGGACCAAATCCAAGTTCGAGTACTGAAGGTACTCCTACTTTGCTTCGAGGTAGCTTCAAGGTTGAAAGTGAACCTGGACAAAGCAGAGATGGTGCCTGTCGAAGGCGTTCAGCATTTAAGACAGTTGGCTAATACTTTGGGGTGCAAGATTGCCTCACTCCCTATGAATTATCTGGGCCTTCCGTTGGGGGCCCCCTTGAGAGCAGCTGCTCTTtgggatacagtgattgagAAGTAGAGCATCGATTAGCAGGGTAGAAGAGAATGTACCTGTCAAAAGGGGGAAGGACTACACTAATAAAGAGTACCTTATCTAACCTTCCGACTTATTTCATGTCCCTGATTCCTATTCCAGCAAGGGTGGCACTTCGAATCGAGAAACTTCAAAGGgactttttgtggggtggaatgGGTGAGGAGTTTAAGTTTCATCTAGTCAGGTGGGAGCAGGTGTGTAGGCCTCTTTCGAATGGTGGATTGGGCATTAGAAATTTGAGAACTTTAATCAGGCATTACTTGAAAAGTGGTTATGGAGATACCATATAGAACTAGAAGCTCtttggaagttggtgattgagagTAAGTACGGTGGATTATGGGATGAATGGTGTACTAAGGAAGTGAGAGGGGCGCATGGTGTGGGATTGTGGAAACATATCAGGTAAGGATAGGGGGTCTTCTCTCGGTTCACCAAGCTTCGTTTAGGAGAGGGGAACAAGATCAAATTCTTGCTTCTTTCCACTTGAGTACCCTCCCTCAACACCTCACTCAATCTTCTCCAACCCCTACCCCCCCTTCCTCTGGAATAAGGATAAAACTCATTCGTCTGCCCTCACCGTAGACGAACACCACCAGAAATCTACCTCTGCCGTTTGAGCCTCTCTGCACTATAAAACTCCGATAGCCTTCCCTCCTAGAcgagtaaaaattattttctcccgTCGCACAATCCTCCAAGACCTAGCAAAAGCTCCTGCTTGATCCTCCTACATCTCTCAGTAATGCGTATCAAACCACCTTCTCTCAcaacagaaaatattttagtttcaATCACAAGCTCCCGAGCAAAAACCATTGAAGATCAacgtaaaaaaaaaagcccTAACTAACGACCATCCTCGATGGcaagaaaaaaaccaaaacttttTCACACATGTACGGagagaaaatattattactCCCTTTCCTCCTTTCAAAGTCTAAAACTTCAAGAAAACAAATACATCATTTCCGCATGTAATATAGTTATTTCCATATTCCAAATAAAATTGTGGTTATTGTATAAAATGTGATTTGAATAGACAAGATATTACCTGATCAGGGGCTCGTTTGAAAGAGGACGGGATGAGTTCCTCTGAAAGTCTAATATCGTTGTTATATCCAAATTTTCTGAGGACAGTCCATGTAGTCTCAAGACGACCTTTTTCTATGAATAAAGCGTGAAGAAAGAGGAATCCCGTCAAGGTAAGCCCACGTTCATTGACTCCTTCGGACAACTTTTCTGCCACAACTCTCTTAACACCTACTATTTCTGAAGGTTGTAAAGGAGCATTGAAACATTTGACCTGTTTACAAGTATTTAGATCCATCATTTATCTTAAGCAAAAATTATCATAACTTTGATAGATGAAAAACCTGCTGCAAGAGTTGCAAATaagcgaaaaagaaaaaaaacctgGAAATCATTCAACTCTGCATCGCTGAGGGCACCATCCTTATCATGGTCACAAAGAATAAATATCCGCTTCAAGGCTCGCACACATCGAGGCTTCAAAGTCTGTGTTTCCTGATCAAAAAGTGGACCTGTTGGATGAAGCACAGCTTTTTGTGCATAGTAGAAAACTTCGGGAATCTACAAGTAGAAATATTTTGACATTAAactctaaaaattataatgacaaCAAAAGAAttccatatatttttcttttataagtaagaatTCCATGCATTTCTTCAGATGATGAGAGTGATTTTCATACTTTATTAGAACTGAACTTAATATAAACTCCTACTCCAATCTCAATCCagaattcatataaaaatatttgttgtgattaactatataaattatactccCTCAAAATTTTCTAATCCTCGATGCCCAATCTTTAAGTCAATTCCTCAAGTTCAATCGTTGCTTTCTTTTCCCAACAACAGTACAAGGAACATAGCTAAATTTCTCCTAGAATTGAACTTACTCAATATAAACTCCTACTCCAAACTCAAGCCAGAATTCATATAACAATATTTGTTGTGATTAACTACATAAATATAACAAAGTTATGATAATAacttattacctatcaaaaaaaaaaactacataaaTTAGACTACTTCAAAATTTTCTAATCCTTGATACTCAATCTTTAAGTCAATTTCTCAAATTCAACCGTTACTTTTTTTTCCCAACAACAGTACAAGGAACATATCTAAATTTCTCCTCTAGCATGGCTTCCATTTCATTTACGAAGTAGATTTGTGCTCAAAAGCCCATTGGAACCATATAAATTTTTAGAGCATGGTATCGGAGGAAAATTCTCGACAAATCAGAAAATAACATCTATAAGGGATTTGAGTCTAGCATTAAAGTTCTATTCAGTAGCAGCTGGCATATTGGTTTTTGAGTTAAAAAACCAATCTTCCACAGTAAATTTTGCACAAAAAAACATAGTGGTCTTATGACCCAAAACCTTGTCTCATTATCATCTCCTAAAATATGTTTCCCAATACCGAAAATTAAGCAGGAGATAATATATGCATGGAATACAAACATATGTGGCTCTACTCCTCTCTGtagattttttaaaaaccaataaatttttttatcaaagaGTGCCAAGGCTTGGCCCAAGTAGAAGGGCTATGCTTCTGTGTGTTTAAACCACAAACAAAATCAACAACACAGGTGccaaataattttacaaaaaataa comes from the Carya illinoinensis cultivar Pawnee chromosome 8, C.illinoinensisPawnee_v1, whole genome shotgun sequence genome and includes:
- the LOC122317821 gene encoding mitochondrial Rho GTPase 1-like isoform X2, which encodes MALLLMHNIFWNQTALSVEDDGKVAKELKRADAVVFTYACDEPSTLERLSTFWLPKLRKLEVKVPVIVVGCKLDLRDENQQVSLEQVMSPIMQQFREIETCIECSALKQIQIPEVFYYAQKAVLHPTGPLFDQETQTLKPRCVRALKRIFILCDHDKDGALSDAELNDFQVKCFNAPLQPSEIVGVKRVVAEKLSEGVNERGLTLTGFLFLHALFIEKGRLETTWTVLRKFGYNNDIRLSEELIPSSFKRAPDQSVELTNEAIEYLRGIFELFDSDHDGALRPREIDDLFSTAAESPWDRAPYVDAVERNAFGGLSLDGFLSEWALMTLIDPAWSMENLIYIGYPGDPLSAFRVTRRRRVDRKKQQTDRNVFQCFVFGPKKAGKSAVLNSFLGRSFSDNYTSTTDELYAVNVVDQPGGAKKTLVLREIPEDEVSKLLLEKESLAACDIAVFVHDSTDAFSWERATELLVEVASHGEDTGFEVPCLIVAAKDDQDSFPMAIQESTRVSQDMGIEAPIPISVKLGDLNNVFRRIVSTAEHPHLSIPETEAGRSRKQYHRLLNRSLVFFSVGAAVAIVGLAAYRVYAARKNASS
- the LOC122317821 gene encoding mitochondrial Rho GTPase 1-like isoform X3 produces the protein MSPIMQQFREIETCIECSALKQIQIPEVFYYAQKAVLHPTGPLFDQETQTLKPRCVRALKRIFILCDHDKDGALSDAELNDFQVKCFNAPLQPSEIVGVKRVVAEKLSEGVNERGLTLTGFLFLHALFIEKGRLETTWTVLRKFGYNNDIRLSEELIPSSFKRAPDQSVELTNEAIEYLRGIFELFDSDHDGALRPREIDDLFSTAAESPWDRAPYVDAVERNAFGGLSLDGFLSEWALMTLIDPAWSMENLIYIGYPGDPLSAFRVTRRRRVDRKKQQTDRNVFQCFVFGPKKAGKSAVLNSFLGRSFSDNYTSTTDELYAVNVVDQPGGAKKTLVLREIPEDEVSKLLLEKESLAACDIAVFVHDSTDAFSWERATELLVEVASHGEDTGFEVPCLIVAAKDDQDSFPMAIQESTRVSQDMGIEAPIPISVKLGDLNNVFRRIVSTAEHPHLSIPETEAGRSRKQYHRLLNRSLVFFSVGAAVAIVGLAAYRVYAARKNASS